The following proteins are encoded in a genomic region of Drosophila bipectinata strain 14024-0381.07 chromosome XL, DbipHiC1v2, whole genome shotgun sequence:
- the LOC108122744 gene encoding uncharacterized protein: MVINLNPSTSTNANGTVHGSGNGSVTGNGSGDGAGSASGNNAVNANGAGNGFGIVAHPNGNGFQITANLHGSGNGSAIADDDENPNDFGIEIGMDLDIDIGNLAGNGSGQGFGFGTGGASGIGHVNGNGNGDGGSSSNLMGIISHAVFDGIVYMHVVCAGESSAKWITLDEAMAYCPSGVVAYTKLQLAQIYGVPMEALF, encoded by the coding sequence ATGGTCATCAACCTGAACCCGAGCACCTCCACGAACGCCAATGGCACCGTCCACggaagcggaaacggaagcgtTACCGGCAATGGCAGTGGCGACGGGGCTGGCTCCGCCAGCGGCAATAACGCGGTAAATGCCAACGGAGCCGGAAACGGATTTGGAATAGTGGCACATCCAAACGGAAACGGTTTCCAAATCACTGCCAACCTACACGGAAGCGGAAACGGCAGTGCCATCGCCGACGATGACGAGAACCCGAACGATTTCGGCATCGAAATCGGCATGGACCTCGACATCGATATCGGCAATCTGGCGGGGAACGGAAGTGGACAGGGGTTCGGATTTGGAACCGGAGGCGCCAGCGGAATCGGCCACGTGAACGGGAATGGAAACGGAGACGGTGGCAGCTCCAGCAACCTGATGGGCATCATCAGCCACGCGGTGTTCGACGGGATCGTCTATATGCACGTGGTCTGCGCCGGGGAGTCGAGCGCCAAGTGGATCACTCTGGACGAGGCCATGGCCTACTGTCCCTCCGGCGTGGTTGCCTACACGAAGCTGCAGCTGGCCCAGATCTACGGTGTGCCGATGGAAGCGCTCTTTTAA